The following coding sequences are from one Reyranella humidisoli window:
- a CDS encoding Bug family tripartite tricarboxylate transporter substrate binding protein, whose amino-acid sequence MRNTRRQFLVAALASPFVARAASAQGKYPERPVKIIVPFPPGGGVDLTARLMMEPLSKELGQTIVIENKGGAGGIIGVEAMSHAPPDGYTLSLTGAGTLTAGPHLRAKMPYDPTALTQITRLVRMPFIVAVRNDLPAKTLPEFMELAKKQELRWASGGIGTSQHLAGELFTQMSGLKMIHVPYRGTGPALNDLAAGIVDAYFGDPATLGLIRGGKARAMAVTSPERWPVLPDTPAVAEVVKGYEAENWYGLAAPPGTPKPIVDRLNEAIAKVMAQPDVRKKYDENGLTPALLSPADYVAFLKRDSVTWGDVVRKGNIKIDE is encoded by the coding sequence TTGCGTAACACTCGTCGCCAGTTTCTGGTCGCGGCACTCGCGTCGCCGTTCGTCGCCCGTGCCGCCTCGGCGCAGGGCAAGTATCCCGAGCGGCCGGTCAAGATCATCGTGCCCTTCCCGCCCGGCGGCGGCGTCGATCTGACGGCACGGCTCATGATGGAGCCGCTGTCGAAGGAACTCGGCCAGACCATCGTCATCGAGAACAAGGGCGGCGCCGGCGGCATCATCGGCGTCGAGGCGATGTCGCACGCGCCGCCGGACGGCTACACGCTGTCGCTCACTGGTGCCGGCACGCTGACGGCCGGTCCCCATCTGCGCGCCAAGATGCCGTACGACCCGACGGCGCTGACGCAGATCACGCGGCTGGTCCGCATGCCCTTCATCGTGGCGGTGCGCAACGACCTGCCGGCCAAGACGCTGCCGGAATTCATGGAGCTGGCGAAGAAGCAGGAGCTGCGCTGGGCATCCGGCGGCATCGGCACCAGCCAGCATCTCGCCGGCGAGCTGTTCACCCAGATGTCCGGCCTCAAGATGATCCACGTGCCCTATCGCGGCACCGGACCGGCGCTCAACGATCTCGCCGCCGGCATCGTCGATGCCTATTTCGGCGACCCTGCAACGCTCGGCCTGATCCGCGGCGGCAAGGCGCGCGCCATGGCCGTCACCTCGCCCGAGCGCTGGCCCGTCCTGCCCGACACGCCGGCAGTCGCCGAGGTCGTGAAGGGATACGAGGCGGAGAACTGGTATGGGCTGGCCGCGCCTCCGGGCACGCCGAAGCCGATCGTCGACCGGCTCAACGAGGCCATCGCCAAGGTGATGGCACAGCCCGACGTGAGGAAGAAGTACGACGAGAACGGCCTCACCCCGGCCCTTCTCTCCCCGGCCGATTACGTGGCCTTCCTGAAGCGCGATTCCGTCACCTGGGGCGACGTGGTGCGCAAGGGCAACATCAAGATCGACGAGTAA
- a CDS encoding hydantoinase/oxoprolinase family protein translates to MSSRLAVDIGGTFTDVVLETGTISHSIKILTTPDAPERAVLEGVRSILAEAKCRPQDVTLVVHGTTLATNALIERKGARTALVTTEGFRDSVEMAWEHRFEQYDIYMERPQPLVSRDLRFGVPERVASDGAVLLALDEAAVHRVAAQLKAEKIEAVAVCFLHSFTNEAHERRTGEILAEALPGVAISLSCEVCPEIREYERTSTTIANAYVLPRMAGYLGQLEADLKKEGIAGPLLLMMSSGGITTVDTARRYPVRLVESGPAGGAILARTVAAENDARKAVAFDMGGTTAKLTLLDDLELQRSRQFEVARAYRFVQGSGLPVRIPVIELVEIGAGGGSIARLDALGRIQVGPDSAGSVPGPASYGRGGTEPTVTDADTALGRLDPARFAGGAIPLHRDKAEAALQALAGPLRTDAQGAAAGVAEIVDETMASAARVHAVENGKDTADRALIAFGGAAPLHAARLARKLGMKQVIVPVGAGVGSAFGFLRASIAYEVVRTRHQRLDMLDAKMLNELFATMRAEAEAVVRPAAPGETLVESRQAFMRYRGQGHEIAVPLPNEPFASDAAGELRRRFEATYEQVFGRAIPKLEVEALTWTLSLATDRPLPAPAKAIATSAAPPPSGHREVLDPASGAREKTALHERAALKPGMTFDGPALIVEDGTTTVVPKGFTARINSVSQIVLEDRA, encoded by the coding sequence ATGTCATCCCGTCTGGCTGTCGATATCGGCGGCACGTTCACCGATGTCGTGCTGGAAACCGGCACGATCTCGCACTCCATCAAGATACTGACGACGCCCGACGCGCCGGAACGCGCGGTCCTGGAAGGCGTGCGCTCCATCCTGGCCGAGGCGAAATGCCGGCCGCAGGATGTGACGCTCGTCGTCCATGGCACGACGCTGGCCACCAACGCGCTGATCGAGCGCAAGGGCGCGCGCACGGCACTGGTTACGACCGAAGGCTTCCGCGATTCCGTCGAGATGGCGTGGGAGCACCGCTTCGAGCAGTACGACATCTACATGGAGCGGCCGCAGCCGCTGGTATCGCGCGACCTGCGCTTCGGTGTCCCTGAGCGCGTCGCCTCCGACGGCGCGGTGCTGCTGGCGCTCGACGAAGCGGCGGTGCATCGCGTCGCCGCGCAATTGAAAGCGGAGAAGATTGAGGCGGTCGCCGTCTGCTTCCTGCACAGCTTCACCAACGAGGCGCATGAGCGTCGCACCGGAGAAATCCTGGCCGAAGCGCTGCCGGGCGTGGCGATTTCGCTGTCCTGCGAGGTCTGTCCCGAGATCCGCGAGTACGAACGCACCTCGACCACCATCGCCAATGCCTACGTGCTGCCACGCATGGCGGGTTATCTCGGCCAACTCGAAGCCGACCTGAAGAAGGAAGGCATCGCCGGGCCGTTGCTACTGATGATGTCGTCCGGCGGCATCACCACGGTAGACACGGCGCGACGCTACCCGGTGCGTCTGGTCGAATCCGGCCCTGCCGGCGGCGCCATCCTCGCGCGCACGGTCGCGGCCGAAAACGACGCCCGCAAGGCCGTCGCCTTCGACATGGGCGGCACCACCGCCAAGCTCACCCTGCTGGACGATCTGGAGCTGCAGCGCTCCCGCCAGTTCGAGGTCGCCCGCGCCTATCGCTTCGTGCAGGGCTCCGGCCTGCCGGTGCGCATCCCCGTCATCGAACTGGTCGAGATCGGCGCCGGCGGCGGCTCGATCGCGCGCCTCGATGCGCTGGGCCGCATCCAGGTCGGTCCCGATTCGGCCGGCAGCGTGCCCGGCCCCGCGAGCTACGGTCGAGGCGGCACCGAGCCTACCGTCACCGATGCCGATACGGCGTTGGGACGCCTCGATCCCGCGCGCTTCGCGGGCGGTGCCATTCCGCTTCACCGCGACAAGGCCGAGGCCGCGCTGCAGGCGCTGGCCGGCCCGCTCAGGACCGATGCCCAGGGCGCGGCGGCCGGCGTTGCCGAAATCGTCGACGAGACCATGGCCAGTGCGGCCCGCGTGCATGCGGTCGAGAACGGCAAGGACACGGCCGACCGGGCGCTGATCGCGTTCGGCGGTGCGGCGCCGCTGCATGCGGCACGTCTCGCCCGCAAGCTCGGCATGAAGCAGGTCATCGTGCCGGTCGGTGCGGGCGTCGGCTCCGCCTTCGGCTTCCTGCGCGCTTCCATCGCCTACGAGGTCGTGCGCACGCGCCATCAGCGGCTCGATATGCTCGACGCAAAGATGCTGAACGAGCTGTTCGCCACCATGCGCGCAGAAGCGGAGGCCGTCGTGCGCCCGGCGGCGCCGGGCGAGACGCTGGTTGAATCCCGCCAGGCCTTCATGCGCTATCGGGGACAGGGCCACGAAATCGCAGTCCCCTTGCCCAACGAGCCATTCGCGTCCGATGCGGCAGGCGAACTGCGCCGCCGCTTCGAGGCGACCTACGAGCAGGTGTTCGGCCGGGCCATTCCCAAGCTCGAGGTCGAGGCGCTGACCTGGACGCTGTCGCTCGCCACCGACCGGCCACTGCCGGCGCCGGCGAAGGCCATCGCCACGTCTGCCGCGCCGCCCCCGTCGGGTCATCGCGAAGTGCTCGATCCCGCGAGCGGCGCCCGCGAGAAGACCGCTCTCCATGAGCGTGCGGCGCTGAAGCCCGGCATGACATTCGACGGGCCGGCCCTGATCGTCGAGGACGGCACGACGACCGTCGTGCCGAAGGGCTTCACCGCCCGCATCAATTCCGTGAGCCAGATCGTCCTGGAGGACCGCGCATGA
- a CDS encoding hydantoinase B/oxoprolinase family protein: MSTPADIRLQVMWNRLLSVVEEQARALVRTAFSTSAREAGDISAGVFDLEGRMLAQAVTGTPGHVNSMARSVIHFIREFPVETMKEGDAYITNDPWKGTGHLYDIVVTSPAFHDGKLVALFSCTTHVVDIGGLGQSPDGRQVFHEGLFLPLLPLMREGVIDESVMRIVRANVREPVQVEGDIHALVGCNGIGEKRLSDMMAEHGIDSLDELGAHIIEKSRAGMIAAISKLPRGTWKGHMRIDGYDAPIDLHAAVTIHADHIAVDYAGTSGSSIYGINSPMCYTEAYTAFGIKCVVAPTIPNNAGTLDSILVTAPENTIVNALYPAAVNARSTIGHMLPDVCFDALHQVIPGQVPAEGTSNLWNLKLGAGHGMTGTIGNSRPFMVTTFHSGGTGARPTLDGLSATPFPSGVRNVPVEITETIAPVVVWKKEYRQDSGGAGQQRGGLGQVMEVEHREGAPFGIFATFERVKYPARGRDGGKPGGNGRLSLASGQELKAKGFQTIPAGERLVVEMPGGGGYGDPAKRDPEAVKRDIRLGLVSQEAAKAAYGVEGD, from the coding sequence ATGAGCACGCCAGCGGACATTCGCCTGCAAGTCATGTGGAACCGCCTGCTGTCGGTGGTCGAGGAGCAGGCCCGCGCCCTGGTGCGCACCGCCTTCTCGACCAGCGCGCGCGAGGCCGGCGACATCTCGGCCGGCGTGTTCGACCTCGAAGGTCGCATGCTGGCGCAGGCCGTCACCGGCACGCCGGGCCATGTGAACTCGATGGCGCGCAGCGTCATCCATTTCATCCGTGAATTCCCGGTCGAGACGATGAAGGAAGGTGATGCCTACATCACCAACGATCCGTGGAAGGGCACCGGCCACCTCTACGACATTGTCGTCACCTCGCCCGCCTTCCACGACGGCAAGCTGGTGGCGCTGTTCTCCTGCACCACGCACGTGGTCGACATCGGCGGTCTCGGCCAGTCGCCCGACGGGCGCCAGGTCTTCCATGAAGGCCTGTTCCTGCCGCTGCTGCCGCTGATGCGCGAGGGCGTGATCGACGAGAGCGTGATGCGCATCGTGCGCGCCAACGTGCGCGAGCCGGTGCAGGTCGAGGGCGACATCCACGCGCTGGTCGGCTGCAACGGCATCGGCGAGAAGCGGCTCTCCGACATGATGGCCGAGCACGGCATCGACTCGCTCGACGAGCTGGGCGCGCACATCATCGAGAAGAGCCGTGCCGGCATGATCGCGGCGATCTCGAAGCTGCCGCGCGGCACCTGGAAGGGCCATATGCGGATCGACGGCTACGACGCGCCGATCGACCTGCATGCCGCCGTCACCATCCACGCCGATCATATCGCGGTCGACTATGCCGGCACCTCGGGCTCGTCGATCTACGGCATCAATTCGCCGATGTGCTACACCGAGGCTTACACCGCCTTCGGCATCAAGTGCGTCGTGGCGCCGACCATCCCGAACAATGCCGGCACGCTCGACTCGATCCTCGTCACAGCGCCCGAGAACACCATCGTCAATGCGCTTTACCCTGCGGCGGTGAACGCGCGCAGCACGATCGGCCACATGCTGCCCGACGTCTGCTTCGATGCGCTGCATCAGGTGATCCCGGGCCAGGTCCCGGCCGAGGGCACATCAAACCTCTGGAACCTGAAGCTCGGTGCCGGACACGGCATGACGGGCACCATCGGCAACAGCCGACCCTTCATGGTGACGACCTTCCATTCCGGCGGCACCGGCGCGCGGCCGACGCTCGACGGACTGTCGGCGACACCGTTCCCCTCCGGCGTGCGCAACGTGCCGGTCGAGATCACCGAGACCATCGCACCCGTCGTCGTGTGGAAGAAGGAATACCGCCAGGATTCCGGCGGTGCCGGCCAGCAGCGCGGCGGGCTCGGCCAGGTGATGGAGGTCGAGCATCGCGAGGGCGCGCCTTTCGGCATCTTCGCCACCTTCGAGCGGGTCAAGTATCCGGCGCGCGGCCGCGACGGCGGCAAGCCCGGCGGCAACGGCCGCCTCTCGCTGGCCTCGGGACAGGAGCTGAAGGCCAAGGGTTTCCAGACCATCCCCGCCGGCGAACGTCTCGTGGTCGAGATGCCCGGCGGCGGTGGTTACGGCGATCCTGCGAAGCGCGACCCCGAAGCCGTCAAACGCGACATCAGGCTCGGCCTGGTCAGCCAGGAAGCCGCGAAGGCGGCATACGGCGTCGAGGGCGATTAG
- a CDS encoding dihydroxy-acid dehydratase domain-containing protein has protein sequence MKPTFVTIDRHPGRSTQTIGVARALGTDPDLIHEPSVGVVGTKGDSQCYLGVMSKVEAIHAELKARIGTGANQLKMRLVQPEYTIATSDGIRNGTREMRYSLIGREVTQDALCEHLSATGLAGTIAVVACDKPPVGTLSALLEHNLPSIIMSDGPIHPGKDPNTGEALDIVSAYQVAGHPDPEYRHHIACHACPGYGSCGGMFTYNTMQTFIGVVGMQPLHMVAPPSDDPRRTGQFAAELVDLLANLIKNDLKPRDIVVRDSIRNAVIVSMAIGGSTNVVLHAPEIARAAGFADFWKDVMTPEEFNYLSQHVVPVLTDARPYGKYSMVDIDEVGGVQVIVRELLDAGLLNGDVLTCTGETLAKQVERLGAKKADGRVIYPVEKPYKPTGGLRMLGGNLSPDFSAILKLAGVEGGLEDNLFRGRARVFEGEAGLLKALDETPDTFQNHDMIIVRYEGPSGAPGMPEMLDPTSRITTLCRERNIVVALMTDARFSGGSVGLVIGHVGPEAAIGGPIGLVEEGDEIVADLNVNELNCTQLADSATYAKRKAAWDKVVAANGGLHPNCGAADTRLLHRARTSAVPATRGGGLHPNREVWVRAPRKAERQDFKLRNKHRPEANKSF, from the coding sequence ATGAAGCCGACCTTTGTGACCATTGATCGCCATCCGGGCCGCTCCACCCAGACCATCGGTGTGGCGCGCGCGCTCGGGACCGATCCGGATCTCATTCACGAGCCGTCGGTCGGCGTCGTGGGCACCAAAGGCGACAGCCAGTGCTATCTCGGCGTCATGTCCAAGGTCGAAGCGATCCACGCCGAGCTCAAGGCGCGCATCGGCACGGGCGCCAACCAGCTCAAGATGCGCCTGGTCCAGCCCGAATACACGATCGCCACGTCGGACGGCATCCGCAACGGCACGCGCGAGATGCGCTACTCGCTGATCGGCCGCGAAGTCACGCAGGACGCGCTGTGCGAGCATCTGAGCGCCACCGGCCTTGCCGGCACGATCGCGGTCGTGGCCTGCGACAAGCCCCCGGTCGGCACGCTCTCCGCGCTGCTGGAGCACAATCTGCCGTCGATCATCATGTCGGACGGCCCGATCCATCCCGGCAAGGACCCGAACACCGGCGAGGCGCTCGACATCGTGAGCGCCTACCAGGTTGCCGGCCATCCGGATCCCGAGTACCGCCACCACATCGCCTGCCACGCCTGCCCCGGCTACGGCAGCTGCGGCGGCATGTTCACCTACAACACCATGCAGACCTTCATCGGCGTGGTCGGCATGCAGCCGCTGCACATGGTGGCGCCGCCGTCCGACGATCCGCGCCGCACCGGCCAGTTCGCGGCCGAGCTGGTCGATCTGCTGGCAAACCTGATCAAGAACGACCTGAAGCCGCGCGACATCGTCGTGCGCGATTCGATCCGCAACGCGGTGATCGTCTCGATGGCGATCGGCGGCTCGACCAACGTGGTGCTGCACGCGCCGGAAATCGCCCGTGCCGCCGGTTTCGCCGACTTCTGGAAGGACGTCATGACGCCGGAGGAATTCAACTACCTCTCGCAGCATGTCGTGCCGGTGCTGACCGACGCGCGTCCCTACGGGAAGTATTCGATGGTCGACATCGACGAAGTCGGCGGCGTGCAGGTGATCGTGCGCGAACTGCTCGACGCCGGCCTGCTGAACGGCGACGTGCTGACCTGCACCGGCGAGACGCTGGCCAAGCAGGTCGAGCGGCTGGGTGCCAAGAAGGCCGACGGCCGCGTGATCTATCCGGTCGAGAAGCCCTACAAGCCGACCGGCGGACTGCGCATGCTGGGCGGCAACCTGTCGCCGGATTTCTCCGCGATCCTGAAGCTCGCGGGCGTCGAGGGCGGCCTCGAGGACAATCTCTTCCGTGGCCGCGCCCGCGTGTTCGAGGGCGAGGCGGGCCTGCTCAAGGCGCTCGACGAGACGCCGGACACGTTCCAGAACCACGACATGATCATCGTGCGCTACGAGGGACCGAGCGGCGCCCCGGGCATGCCGGAAATGCTCGACCCGACCTCGCGCATCACGACGCTGTGCCGCGAGCGCAACATCGTCGTGGCCCTGATGACCGACGCGCGCTTCTCGGGCGGTTCGGTCGGCCTCGTGATCGGCCATGTCGGTCCCGAAGCGGCGATCGGCGGCCCGATCGGGCTGGTCGAGGAGGGCGACGAAATCGTGGCCGATCTCAATGTCAACGAGCTGAACTGCACCCAGCTTGCCGACTCCGCCACCTACGCCAAGCGCAAGGCGGCATGGGACAAGGTCGTCGCGGCCAATGGCGGCCTGCATCCCAATTGCGGCGCCGCCGATACGCGCCTGCTCCATCGCGCCCGCACCAGCGCGGTTCCGGCGACGCGCGGCGGCGGTCTGCATCCCAACCGCGAGGTCTGGGTGCGCGCGCCGCGCAAGGCGGAGCGGCAGGACTTCAAGTTGCGCAACAAGCACCGCCCGGAGGCCAACAAGTCTTTCTAA
- a CDS encoding SMP-30/gluconolactonase/LRE family protein: MWQPSERYPDPAVRVLDPSFNQYRLVLASVERLYTGCRWSEGPVWFGDGRYLLWSDIPNNRVLRWDEETGNVSIFRKPSNNANGHTRDRRGRLIACEHDARRVVRFEYDGAITVLADSYNGKPLNSPNDVVVKSDGSVWFTDPTFGLLGYYEGHKEESQNKPAVYRLDPTTGKLAVMADDIPGPNGLAFSPDEKKLYVVASRAEPHRTILSYDLSADGTSLGTGSVLIDAGPGGSPDGFRVDVDGNLWCGWGMGSDELDGVRVFNSSGKPIGHIDLPERCANVCFGGRHRNRLFMAASHSLYALYVNTQGAVGG, encoded by the coding sequence ATGTGGCAGCCCAGCGAGCGCTACCCTGACCCGGCCGTGCGCGTGCTCGATCCGTCGTTCAACCAGTACCGGCTGGTGCTGGCCTCGGTGGAGCGGCTCTACACGGGCTGCCGCTGGTCCGAGGGGCCCGTCTGGTTCGGCGACGGGCGCTACCTGCTGTGGAGCGACATTCCCAATAACCGCGTGCTGCGCTGGGACGAGGAGACGGGCAACGTCTCGATCTTCCGCAAGCCCTCGAACAACGCCAACGGCCACACGCGCGATCGCCGCGGCCGGCTGATCGCCTGCGAGCACGATGCCCGCCGCGTCGTGCGCTTCGAGTATGACGGCGCAATCACGGTGCTGGCCGATTCCTACAACGGCAAGCCGCTCAACTCGCCCAACGACGTCGTCGTGAAGTCCGACGGCTCGGTCTGGTTCACCGATCCCACCTTCGGCCTCCTGGGCTACTACGAGGGCCACAAGGAAGAGAGCCAGAACAAGCCCGCCGTCTACCGGCTCGATCCGACCACCGGCAAGCTCGCCGTAATGGCCGACGACATTCCCGGCCCCAACGGGCTCGCTTTCTCGCCCGACGAGAAGAAGCTCTATGTCGTGGCCTCGCGCGCCGAGCCGCACCGCACGATCCTGTCCTACGACCTCTCGGCCGACGGCACCTCGCTGGGCACGGGCTCGGTCCTGATCGATGCCGGACCGGGCGGCTCGCCGGATGGCTTCCGCGTCGACGTCGACGGCAACCTGTGGTGCGGCTGGGGCATGGGCTCGGACGAACTCGACGGCGTGCGTGTCTTCAATTCTTCGGGCAAACCGATCGGCCACATCGACCTGCCCGAGCGCTGCGCCAACGTCTGCTTCGGCGGGCGCCATCGCAACCGGCTGTTCATGGCGGCCAGCCACTCGCTCTACGCCCTCTACGTCAACACGCAAGGCGCGGTCGGCGGCTGA
- a CDS encoding MFS transporter, whose product MSGVESSYAWWRLAASVTLSTVGGIGMWCLVVALPSIQQDLGITRADISFAYTMNTLGFFAGGVTWGKLVDKRGIVLTAVLSATGLAIGFATAPFTPSLPLFATVQVLIGFSAAATFAPLVADISHWFDKRRGIAVAIAASGNYLAGAIWPSIIQMMIADHGWRVTYWAAGALCFVAMIPLALTLRRKPPQHETTGADGGAGAAIHSPRSLGLSPNGLQAVLVVAGIGCCVAMSMPQVHIVAYCADLGYGVARGAEMLSLMLGFGIVSRIASGWIADRVGGVKTLLLGSTLQCVALVFYLVDDSVNSLYLASALFGLFQGGIVPSYAIIVREYFPPKEAGFRVGLAISSTLIGMALGGWMGGVLFDMTGSYRAAFINGIAWNLLNGAVAWWLLFRQNRRNVFAAG is encoded by the coding sequence ATGTCCGGAGTCGAGTCGAGCTATGCCTGGTGGCGCCTGGCCGCCAGCGTGACCCTGAGCACGGTCGGCGGCATCGGCATGTGGTGCCTGGTCGTGGCATTGCCGTCGATCCAGCAGGATCTCGGCATCACCCGCGCCGACATCTCCTTCGCCTACACGATGAACACGCTGGGCTTCTTCGCCGGCGGCGTCACCTGGGGCAAGCTGGTCGACAAGCGCGGCATCGTGCTCACCGCGGTGCTCAGCGCCACCGGCCTCGCCATCGGGTTCGCGACGGCGCCGTTCACGCCCTCGCTGCCGCTGTTCGCCACCGTTCAGGTGCTGATCGGCTTCAGCGCGGCGGCGACCTTCGCGCCGCTGGTGGCCGACATCTCGCACTGGTTCGACAAGCGCCGCGGCATCGCCGTCGCCATCGCGGCCTCCGGCAACTATCTCGCCGGCGCGATCTGGCCCTCGATCATCCAGATGATGATCGCTGATCATGGCTGGCGGGTGACCTACTGGGCCGCGGGGGCGCTCTGCTTCGTGGCCATGATCCCGCTGGCCCTGACCTTGCGCCGCAAGCCGCCGCAGCATGAGACAACGGGAGCCGACGGCGGGGCCGGCGCCGCCATCCATTCGCCGCGCTCGCTCGGCCTGTCACCCAACGGCCTGCAGGCGGTGCTGGTGGTCGCCGGCATCGGCTGCTGCGTCGCCATGTCGATGCCGCAGGTCCATATCGTCGCCTATTGCGCCGACCTGGGTTACGGCGTGGCGCGTGGCGCGGAGATGCTGTCGCTGATGCTGGGCTTCGGCATCGTGAGCCGCATCGCCTCGGGCTGGATCGCCGACCGGGTCGGCGGCGTGAAAACGCTACTGCTGGGCTCGACGCTGCAGTGCGTGGCGCTGGTCTTCTATCTGGTCGACGATTCGGTGAACTCGCTCTACCTCGCCTCGGCGCTGTTCGGCCTGTTCCAGGGCGGCATCGTGCCGTCCTACGCGATCATCGTGCGGGAATATTTCCCGCCGAAGGAAGCGGGCTTCCGCGTCGGCCTCGCCATTTCCTCGACGCTGATCGGCATGGCGCTGGGCGGATGGATGGGCGGCGTGCTGTTCGACATGACCGGCTCCTACCGGGCCGCCTTCATCAACGGCATCGCCTGGAACCTGCTGAACGGCGCGGTCGCCTGGTGGCTGCTGTTCCGCCAGAACCGCCGCAACGTCTTCGCGGCGGGCTAG